A genome region from Manis javanica isolate MJ-LG chromosome 3, MJ_LKY, whole genome shotgun sequence includes the following:
- the KRTAP27-1 gene encoding keratin-associated protein 27-1, which translates to MMNFNQGFSSMPQSHCHSLSNVYSVAPLSAIVHGSNLRSFEDGLFLPSSCHGRTWFLDNFQESCSETTSFRVPSCEQELCTKESCVQSACLPRVVQMTCFNSKPYERTACQSGRSSAVLEHVSQPCPSGSRQQMGFIDQSCQLESYVAKSCPPKTFVSQSCQILECESSQCRLQSPEPRVCRPLVYVPPRPQLLESSYTYEPTCCVTGGLYLPSK; encoded by the coding sequence ATGATGAACTTCAATCAAGGTTTCAGCAGTATGCCCCAGAGCCACTGCCACTCTCTCAGTAACGTCTACAGTGTCGCTCCACTCTCTGCCATCGTGCATGGGTCTAATCTCAGAAGTTTTGAGGATGGATTGTTTTTACCCAGCAGCTGCCATGGGAGGACTTGGTTCCTAGACAACTTTCAAGAAAGCTGCAGTGAAACTACCAGCTTCAGAGTGCCCAGCTGTGAGCAAGAACTGTGCACAAAAGAGAGCTGTGTGCAAAGTGCCTGCCTCCCCAGAGTGGTCCAAATGACTTGCTTTAATTCCAAGCCCTATGAAAGGACAGCATGTCAATCAGGAAGATCCTCAGCAGTGTTGGAGCATGTTTCCCAGCCTTGCCCATCAGGGAGCCGCCAGCAAATGGGTTTTATAGACCAGAGCTGCCAACTTGAAAGTTATGTGGCAAAGAGTTGTCCACCCAAAACCTTTGTGTCCCAGAGTTGCCAAATTCTGGAATGTGAATCTAGCCAATGCCGACTTCAGAGCCCTGAGCCCAGAGTCTGTAGGCCTCTGGTCTATGTCCCTCCCAGGCCACAACTCTTGGAATCTTCTTACACTTATGAACCAACCTGCTGTGTTACTGGTGGTTTGTATTTGCCTAGTAAGTGA
- the KRTAP26-1 gene encoding keratin-associated protein 26-1 produces MSCLNYRSGNYSTGSLRNPCHIPFTSSNALCSTNVSCGDVLYLPSSFQDHICPLDNCQETCRDPTGCLPACEPSNRGTSCCPSTVYYVPRPCQGTGFLPAGSCISSSHLPVSCRPLSYVSSSCQPLSLFPSVCCPWACLPCGPQSPRVVSSSLVPLRPLFGGCQPQNHMFSTCRPSCSALGGQ; encoded by the coding sequence ATGTCTTGCCTCAACTACCGTTCTGGAAACTACAGCACGGGATCCCTCAGAAATCCTTGTCATATCCCTTTCACCTCCTCCAATGCCCTCTGCTCTACGAATGTGAGCTGTGGAGATGTCCTCTATTTGCCCAGCAGCTTTCAAGACCATATCTGTCCCCTGGACAATTGCCAAGAGACCTGCAGAGACCCAACTGGCTGCCTGCCAGCCTGTGAGCCCAGCAACCGTGGAACTTCTTGCTGCCCTTCCACCGTCTACTATGTGCCCAGACCCTGCCAAGGGACCGGTTTTCTTCCTGCTGGTTCTTGCATCTCCAGCTCCCACCTCCCAGTGTCCTGTAGACCTCTGAGCTATGTGTCCAGCAGCTGCCAACCCCTAAGCCTCTTCCCTTCAGTATGCTGCCCCTGGGCCTGTCTGCCCTGTGGTCCTCAGTCACCTAGAGTTGTGTCCAGCAGCCTCGTACCTCTGCGCCCTCTCTTCGGTGGATGCCAACCTCAGAACCACATGTTCAGCACCTGCCGTCCATCCTGCTCTGCACTGGGAGGCCAGTAG